One Qiania dongpingensis genomic window carries:
- a CDS encoding phage holin family protein codes for MDLTFITDMYIPLVLLACLVIGYILKKWIQDVDNKWIPTILCIIGAVLACAVSHTVSLSVIVAGAVSGLASTGLHQMFKQLIENGPANGGV; via the coding sequence ATGGATTTGACATTTATCACAGATATGTATATCCCGCTCGTGCTTCTTGCATGTCTGGTCATCGGATACATTCTGAAAAAATGGATTCAAGATGTGGATAACAAATGGATTCCTACTATCCTCTGCATCATCGGGGCAGTCCTGGCATGTGCAGTCAGCCACACGGTCAGTCTTTCTGTCATCGTGGCGGGCGCAGTGAGCGGTCTGGCTTCCACCGGCCTTCATCAGATGTTCAAGCAGCTGATTGAAAATGGCCCCGCAAATGGAGGTGTTTGA
- a CDS encoding phage lytic cycle repressor MrpR family protein — protein MFNEKQKEEFLDFYRSNFQDATYMRLKNLFHKTEPYEEEKGKDLCAMDGEELIHFLITNYDNQKTLLGEKYRLSRYLEWCQVKGYCKINYLGKSLCPNDYLLSKMESYKTRYYISDERYEEYVELVRHSGAGVNDLPILMSIYEGIAGKCFENLVYLQKDDIIEEGDGYRISLADDTCKNISGRLARALLSCYKLEEYVGNKRLVRLKYSFLPDSIWKSRSRKDSEEGMIRNFRNSFKRIKEVTGDEALNYSSLFTSGRFNLVVREAKKAGYRIKEDLERPRIDEDTVNRYQTIFDRLQMNISFSIFKYRYQDYTPYL, from the coding sequence ATGTTTAACGAAAAGCAGAAGGAAGAATTTCTGGACTTTTATAGAAGTAATTTCCAGGATGCCACATATATGCGACTGAAGAACCTTTTTCATAAGACAGAGCCCTATGAAGAAGAAAAGGGGAAGGATCTGTGCGCCATGGATGGAGAGGAACTGATCCATTTCCTTATAACAAATTATGATAATCAGAAGACGCTGCTTGGAGAAAAATACAGGTTGTCCCGATATTTGGAATGGTGCCAGGTAAAGGGATACTGCAAGATCAATTACCTGGGAAAGAGCCTGTGTCCCAATGATTACCTTTTGTCCAAGATGGAATCCTATAAGACCAGGTACTATATTTCCGATGAAAGATATGAGGAATATGTGGAATTGGTCAGGCATTCCGGAGCCGGCGTGAATGACCTTCCCATCCTGATGTCCATCTACGAAGGAATAGCTGGAAAATGCTTTGAAAATCTGGTTTATCTTCAAAAGGATGACATTATAGAAGAGGGAGACGGCTACCGTATTTCACTGGCAGACGACACCTGCAAAAATATCAGCGGCAGGCTGGCCAGGGCGCTTCTCAGCTGTTACAAGCTGGAAGAGTATGTGGGAAACAAAAGACTGGTCCGTCTTAAATATTCGTTTCTTCCGGATTCCATCTGGAAGAGCCGTTCCAGGAAGGACAGCGAGGAAGGAATGATCCGGAATTTTCGGAATTCCTTTAAACGGATAAAAGAAGTGACAGGAGATGAAGCACTTAACTACAGCAGCCTTTTTACGTCAGGCAGATTTAACCTGGTAGTACGGGAGGCGAAAAAGGCCGGGTACCGGATTAAAGAAGATTTGGAGCGGCCCAGAATAGATGAGGATACGGTGAACCGGTATCAGACGATTTTCGACAGACTGCAGATGAATATAAGTTTTTCAATTTTCAAATATCGATATCAGGATTATACCCCTTATCTGTAA
- a CDS encoding DoxX family protein, with translation MKTINLVTLFDMLAGRGVYHFANPPEYVIIIPERSKIIRKKWEELDGYLKETQTDILQIRTDDNGRQTIICVDVHYSDRLIRLFLYRGQYTV, from the coding sequence GTGAAAACAATTAATTTAGTTACGCTTTTTGACATGCTGGCTGGCCGTGGTGTCTATCATTTTGCAAATCCTCCGGAATATGTGATCATAATTCCGGAGAGGTCAAAAATTATCCGTAAAAAATGGGAAGAGCTGGACGGATATCTGAAAGAGACTCAAACGGATATTCTCCAGATACGAACGGACGACAACGGAAGGCAGACGATTATCTGTGTGGATGTACATTACAGCGACAGACTGATAAGGCTGTTCCTTTACCGGGGGCAGTACACTGTATGA
- a CDS encoding NUDIX hydrolase has product MEEIVRVKRELAYQGKILNIYKDYMALPNGHTAVWDFVEHKGAAAVVPVTREGKILMVRQYRNALERYTLEIPAGALNFAGEPKEVCAARELEEETGFRAGKLEWLINVNTTVAFCNEIIGIYLASDLIPSKQHLDEDEFLDVEEYGLQELLDMIFTGKITDGKTIAALLAYQVKRA; this is encoded by the coding sequence ATGGAAGAGATCGTGCGAGTCAAACGGGAATTGGCTTATCAGGGAAAGATTCTTAATATTTATAAAGATTATATGGCGCTTCCCAACGGCCATACGGCAGTCTGGGACTTTGTGGAGCATAAAGGAGCGGCTGCGGTAGTCCCCGTGACAAGGGAAGGAAAGATTCTTATGGTACGGCAATACAGAAATGCTCTGGAGCGTTATACGCTGGAGATACCGGCTGGAGCCCTTAATTTTGCGGGAGAGCCTAAAGAAGTCTGTGCAGCCAGGGAATTGGAGGAAGAGACCGGATTTCGTGCGGGAAAGCTGGAATGGCTGATAAATGTCAATACGACGGTAGCCTTTTGTAATGAGATCATCGGGATTTATCTGGCTTCCGACTTGATTCCTTCTAAGCAGCACCTGGATGAGGATGAATTTCTGGATGTGGAAGAATATGGCCTGCAAGAGCTTCTTGATATGATATTCACAGGGAAGATAACGGACGGAAAGACCATCGCCGCATTGCTGGCGTATCAGGTCAAGCGGGCATAA
- the rny gene encoding ribonuclease Y, producing MGGTIIAVIITLCVVAPITWFIAIAYRKKVYESKIGKAEEKSREIIDEALKVAETKKREALLEAKEESMKTKNDLEKEVRERRAEIQRYERRVLSKEENLEKKSEALEKKEAGLSAKEEALVKKKKEAEELFEKEVQELERISGFTSEQAKEYLLKTVENDVKHDTAKLVKELETRAKEEAGKKAKEYVVTAIQKCAADHVAESTISVVQLPNDEMKGRIIGREGRNIRTLETLTGVDLIIDDTPEAVILSGFDPIRREVARIALEKLILDGRIHPARIEEMVEKAQKEVDTMIREEGEAAVLEVGIHGIHPELVRLLGKMKFRTSYGQNALKHSIEVAHLSGLLAAEIGVDVRMAKRAGLLHDIGKAVDHEMEGSHIQLGVELCRKYKESAIVINAVESHHGDVEPETLIACIVQAADTISAARPGARRETIETYTNRLKQLEDITNTFKGVDKSFAVQAGREVRIMVVPEQVSDDDMVLMARNISKQIESELEYPGQIKVNVIRESRVTDYAK from the coding sequence GTGGGAGGAACTATAATTGCTGTAATTATTACACTGTGTGTTGTAGCTCCTATTACTTGGTTTATTGCAATTGCATACCGCAAGAAGGTATACGAGAGCAAGATCGGCAAAGCGGAAGAAAAATCAAGAGAAATCATAGATGAAGCGTTAAAAGTTGCGGAAACCAAGAAGCGCGAAGCTCTCTTAGAGGCCAAAGAAGAATCCATGAAAACGAAGAATGACTTGGAAAAAGAGGTCCGTGAGAGAAGAGCGGAGATACAGCGATATGAACGAAGAGTATTGAGCAAGGAAGAGAATTTAGAGAAAAAGTCCGAGGCACTGGAGAAGAAAGAAGCCGGTTTATCTGCCAAAGAAGAGGCGTTGGTGAAAAAGAAAAAGGAAGCCGAGGAACTCTTTGAGAAAGAAGTGCAGGAGCTGGAGCGGATTTCAGGATTTACCTCCGAACAAGCAAAAGAATATCTTTTAAAAACTGTTGAAAATGATGTAAAGCATGATACTGCAAAGCTGGTTAAGGAACTGGAGACGAGAGCAAAGGAAGAAGCGGGCAAGAAAGCGAAAGAGTACGTGGTCACCGCCATTCAGAAATGTGCGGCGGATCATGTGGCGGAGTCAACGATTTCTGTTGTTCAGCTTCCCAATGATGAGATGAAGGGCCGTATCATCGGCCGGGAGGGGCGGAATATCCGTACCTTAGAGACGCTTACTGGTGTGGATCTGATTATTGACGATACGCCGGAAGCTGTGATTTTATCAGGGTTTGATCCAATCAGACGCGAAGTAGCCAGAATCGCTTTGGAAAAATTGATTTTAGATGGACGTATTCATCCGGCCAGAATTGAAGAAATGGTTGAAAAAGCCCAAAAAGAAGTAGATACTATGATTCGGGAAGAAGGAGAAGCCGCTGTTTTGGAGGTTGGCATCCACGGTATCCATCCCGAGCTGGTTCGGCTTCTGGGTAAGATGAAGTTCAGGACAAGTTATGGACAGAATGCTTTGAAACATTCGATTGAAGTTGCGCATTTGTCAGGACTCCTGGCTGCCGAAATCGGCGTAGATGTGCGTATGGCTAAGAGGGCTGGTTTGTTGCATGATATCGGCAAGGCAGTGGACCATGAAATGGAAGGCTCACATATTCAGCTGGGTGTTGAATTATGTAGGAAATACAAAGAATCAGCTATAGTGATCAATGCGGTAGAATCTCATCATGGCGATGTGGAACCGGAGACGCTGATCGCCTGTATCGTACAGGCCGCGGATACTATTTCCGCTGCACGTCCTGGTGCGCGCCGTGAGACAATCGAAACATATACCAACAGATTGAAGCAATTGGAAGATATTACGAATACCTTTAAAGGTGTGGACAAATCTTTTGCTGTTCAGGCAGGACGTGAAGTCCGTATCATGGTTGTGCCGGAGCAGGTGAGTGACGACGATATGGTCCTGATGGCAAGGAATATCTCGAAGCAGATTGAGTCGGAGCTTGAATATCCTGGTCAGATTAAGGTTAACGTTATTCGTGAGTCACGAGTTACGGATTACGCAAAATAA
- the recA gene encoding recombinase RecA — protein sequence MVKEEKQKALDAALMHIEKAYGKGSIMRLGDSTANMNIETIPTGSLSLDIALGLGGIPRGRVVEIYGPESSGKTTVALHMVAEVQRRDGIAGFIDAEHALDPSYAKKIGVDIDNLYISQPDSGEQALEITETMVRSGAVDIVIVDSVAALVPRAEIDGDMGDAHVGLQARLMSQALRKLTAVIGKSNCVVIFINQLREKVGVMFGNPETTTGGRALKFYSSVRLDVRRIETLKQGGEMIGNRVRVKVVKNKVAPPFKEAEFDIMFGKGISREGDILDLAAKENIVEKSGAWYAYNGDKIGQGRENAKLFLANNPSVMEEIERKVRIHYGFETGEEADAKGAETASKKAGKEQKTEV from the coding sequence ATGGTAAAGGAAGAAAAGCAGAAAGCCCTGGACGCGGCTCTGATGCATATTGAGAAGGCATATGGGAAAGGGTCTATCATGAGGCTGGGGGATTCCACTGCCAATATGAATATTGAGACGATTCCCACCGGTTCGCTGAGCCTGGATATTGCGCTTGGACTGGGAGGTATTCCCCGGGGACGTGTCGTAGAGATTTATGGGCCGGAGTCCAGCGGCAAGACCACAGTTGCCCTCCATATGGTAGCTGAGGTACAGAGGCGGGACGGAATCGCCGGGTTTATTGATGCGGAGCATGCGCTGGATCCCTCTTATGCAAAGAAAATCGGCGTGGATATTGATAATCTGTATATTTCTCAGCCAGACAGCGGGGAACAGGCGCTGGAGATCACCGAGACCATGGTGCGCTCCGGGGCGGTGGATATCGTGATCGTGGACTCTGTGGCGGCGCTCGTGCCGAGGGCGGAGATAGACGGGGACATGGGGGACGCCCACGTAGGGCTTCAGGCCAGGCTGATGTCACAGGCGCTCCGGAAATTGACGGCGGTCATCGGCAAATCCAATTGTGTAGTCATCTTTATCAATCAGCTTCGTGAGAAGGTGGGCGTCATGTTCGGGAATCCAGAGACGACCACCGGAGGGCGCGCGTTAAAATTCTATTCTTCCGTACGCCTGGATGTGAGAAGGATTGAGACGCTCAAGCAGGGCGGAGAGATGATCGGAAACCGGGTCCGCGTAAAGGTAGTGAAGAATAAAGTGGCTCCTCCTTTTAAAGAGGCGGAATTTGATATCATGTTCGGAAAAGGGATTTCCAGGGAAGGCGATATCCTTGATCTGGCGGCTAAAGAGAATATAGTGGAGAAAAGCGGCGCGTGGTATGCCTATAACGGGGACAAGATTGGCCAAGGCCGTGAGAACGCAAAGCTCTTCCTGGCGAATAACCCGTCTGTAATGGAAGAAATCGAGAGAAAAGTACGAATCCACTACGGATTTGAAACAGGGGAAGAGGCAGACGCAAAGGGCGCAGAGACCGCTTCTAAAAAGGCAGGAAAAGAGCAGAAGACAGAAGTGTGA
- a CDS encoding dCTP deaminase/dUTPase family protein, with translation MKRIGRFDKIGLEQFRNDWEELFAGSVMMRNMDIERIYASIRLPERENEDSAGYDFFSPVAFTLMPGESIRIPTGIRAEIRSGWALSLYPADVPGPWSGIWLSGAGIIDGSYSHSENGGHICVKLVNGTEEARMRSIECGGRILKGIFLRHGFTYDD, from the coding sequence ATGAAAAGGATAGGAAGATTTGATAAAATAGGGCTGGAACAGTTCCGAAATGATTGGGAGGAATTGTTTGCGGGGAGTGTCATGATGCGGAATATGGATATTGAAAGAATATATGCGTCCATCAGACTGCCGGAGAGAGAAAACGAGGACAGTGCGGGCTATGATTTCTTTTCACCCGTCGCATTTACATTGATGCCCGGAGAGTCGATCCGAATCCCTACGGGAATCCGGGCGGAAATCCGGAGCGGCTGGGCCCTGAGCCTTTATCCTGCCGACGTGCCGGGCCCGTGGAGCGGTATATGGCTGAGCGGGGCGGGAATCATAGACGGGAGCTATTCTCATTCCGAAAATGGAGGCCATATATGCGTGAAGCTTGTTAATGGGACGGAAGAAGCGCGGATGCGGAGCATAGAATGCGGCGGCCGGATCCTGAAAGGGATTTTCCTGAGACACGGCTTCACATATGACGACTGA
- a CDS encoding helix-turn-helix transcriptional regulator, with translation MKNKLQQLRWDSNLSQQQLAIKSGVKRSIISNIENGHTTNPSIVTALKLAKALNVTIEDIFALD, from the coding sequence ATGAAAAACAAATTACAGCAATTGAGGTGGGACAGTAACTTAAGTCAACAGCAACTCGCGATCAAATCCGGTGTCAAACGCAGTATTATCAGCAATATTGAAAACGGTCATACTACGAATCCTTCCATTGTCACTGCACTGAAGCTGGCAAAAGCTTTAAATGTGACAATTGAAGATATCTTCGCGCTTGACTAA